In Paenibacillus dendritiformis, the DNA window TCTGAACCTACGACGGGCGATAAATCCGCAAAAAAAACGTCGCCGCGCTTTACAATCAATGTCTACACCCCGCTAACCAAGCGGTCGAGCGTGCCATCCGCTTCGACTTCTGCGTAAAAAGCCTCGGATGCCATCGTCAAGTTAATCTTGGCCATTTCCATATAGCCGCGCTGCATCGATTCACGGATATGACGCTTCTTGCGCTCTTGCAAATACAACTTCATCGCTTGGCGAATGAACTCGCTTCGATTCGATTTTTCCATAGCAACGATACCGTCCACTTCTTGCAATAGTTGGTCGGGCAAGCTGATCATAATTCGTTTGGTGTTCTGAATATTAGCCACCTGTCCTCGCACCCCCAAAGCCTTTGCTGCCTAGTACCCATTATGTCGATTCTGTAGAAAAATTATACAACAGCATATATATGCTTCATCCATATCGAGTATGTTGCAGACCTTCTGCCTGCAGACAATCCCTGATACTTATTCTCTCTTCAACGTGAAAATCCTGCCGAAAATGTAAAAATGATTTCGGTAAAAGGTGCCATTCCCCTAAATTCCGTCAATTTATTGCACCTTCGGCGTGCGCCGACGGTCGCAGCAGCGGGTTAACCACTTTCACGGGCTTCCCGCTCTCGAGATAGAGGCGCGGCATACGATGGGCAACCATGCAGACGACTTCATAGTGAATCGTCCCAAGATGCCCGGCGATCTCCTCTGCCGTAATGCGCTCTTCGCCCTGTTCGCCCAGGAGCACGACTTCTTCTCCCGGCCCTGGCAGCGGCCCTTCTTCGCCTAGCGGCTCCAACGAGACCATGCACTGATCCATGCAGATGGTCCCCAGCACCGGTACGCGCCGGCCGCGGATCAGCATCTGCGCTTTCCCGCTCAGCATGCGGGAATAGCCGTCCGCATATCCAACGGGAATGGTCGCAATGCGCTCCTCCCCGCTCGTATAGTAATGCATGCCGTAGCTAATCGCCTCGCCGGCGGGGACCGTCTTCACATGGACGATGGCCGTCTTCAGACTCAGCACCGGCCGCAATCGGATTCGCTGGCGGTTCACATCGGCGGACGGATACAATCCGTAAGCGCTGATACCTACCCGCACCATATCAAATGCGGACTCCGGCAGCTCCATTGCCGCCGCGCTGTTGCTCGCATGTATCAGTGGTATGGCAAGCTCCTGCCTCTTCAGCTCGTCAATGACAGCCTGGAACCGCTGCTGTTGCAGGCGGCTGTAGGATTGATCCTTCTCGTCCGCACCCGCGAAATGGGTGAACACCCCTTCGACCAGCACGCCGGCAATCGACTGCAGGCGGCGGACGCAGCAGGCCGTATCCTCCGGCGTTCGGAGACCCAATCGTCCCATGCCGGTATCCGTCTTGACATGCACCTTGAGCAGGCGCCCGCCATACCGGGCCGACAGTTCCCGCGCCTTTTCCTCCAGAGTGCGGATACACCCTTCGGTAAAGACCGTCAAGGAAATATCATGCTCGAAGGCGGCTTCAATCCCGGCAGGCGGCGTATAGCCCAATACCAATATCGGCACCTGTACGCCGGCCCGGCGCAATTGTACGGCTTCATCCAGGAACGCCACGTTCACATAATCCGCTCCGAACCGTTCCGCGGCGCGCGCGATCTCCACCGCGCCATGTCCGTAAGCATTTGCCTTCACACAGATGCTCAACTTCGTGGCAGACGGAAGCGCGGCGCGAAAAGCTTCCATATTGTGATGCAGCGCATCCAGCGAAATCTCCGCTCGCGTGGGACGATAATACGCCTCCATGGTCAGTCACCTTCTTCATGTCTGTTCATCCCGTTCCATGTAACAAACCTATGTTAATGCCCATGGCGGAGACTGTCAACCAAGGACAGATGGAAATAACCAACCATTACTAAGGAAATTTCCGCTGCACGCGGTCGGTGGTTTGTGGGAGGCGCAATGATTCGCGCTGCTCGCTGAGAGCGAGAAGGCCCGTATCCCGTGGAGCGCCACGGAATACGGACCGGAGAACTGTGCTGCAGCCGTTATTTTCCAGGCTGATCCACGAGCGATTGTGCAATTTTCACCATTTCTTGCTCCGGCAGATCGCCGCTCAGCATCCGGTACTTCACTCCTTCATAAGTCCAGGTGAGCGTCTTCTGCTCCTCACCCGTCATTTGCCCATAGGTGAAGCCAAGATCTACCGCCTTCGAGCTCTCGACCTGAAGCCCGACTTCCATATCCTTCGGCCGGGATTCGATCAGCGTGAACGAATACGTGCCCGTATACCGCATCATGACCGGATGATCTCCGCTGTTCGGAAGCTCTTGCTCATCGAGCTTGGCCACGCCCTCCGGCAGATAGGACGGCTCGATGAAGCCGAACGGCCCCATATCCTCTTCCGCCTGCGCGGTGTCAGGCTCCTGCCCCGCCGCATCCGTACCTTCCGCTCCGTCCCCAGGGGCAAGCGTCTCCCGGGATGGCGGCTGTCCGTTCTCATCCAGCTCCCCGTTCGGAATCATCGCATGATTCATGCCCGTCATATTGCGCTGCATGTCGAAGGAATCTTTATCGAATTTCTTGCCGAATTCGAATTGATTGAACTTCATCTCGACGACAACCTGCGCCTCCGAATCGGTGACCTGCACCTGCTTCGGCGTGTAGTCGCTCTTGTGCAGCCAGATCTTCTGGCGGACGAGCGAGTCCGTCTGATAATCGGCTGCCACATCGAATACGTAGCTGTCGCCATCCTCGGTGAATTGGCGGCCTTCATCCGAGAGAATGCTGCGGACC includes these proteins:
- a CDS encoding CopG family ribbon-helix-helix protein — its product is MANIQNTKRIMISLPDQLLQEVDGIVAMEKSNRSEFIRQAMKLYLQERKKRHIRESMQRGYMEMAKINLTMASEAFYAEVEADGTLDRLVSGV
- the alr gene encoding alanine racemase, whose amino-acid sequence is MEAYYRPTRAEISLDALHHNMEAFRAALPSATKLSICVKANAYGHGAVEIARAAERFGADYVNVAFLDEAVQLRRAGVQVPILVLGYTPPAGIEAAFEHDISLTVFTEGCIRTLEEKARELSARYGGRLLKVHVKTDTGMGRLGLRTPEDTACCVRRLQSIAGVLVEGVFTHFAGADEKDQSYSRLQQQRFQAVIDELKRQELAIPLIHASNSAAAMELPESAFDMVRVGISAYGLYPSADVNRQRIRLRPVLSLKTAIVHVKTVPAGEAISYGMHYYTSGEERIATIPVGYADGYSRMLSGKAQMLIRGRRVPVLGTICMDQCMVSLEPLGEEGPLPGPGEEVVLLGEQGEERITAEEIAGHLGTIHYEVVCMVAHRMPRLYLESGKPVKVVNPLLRPSAHAEGAIN
- a CDS encoding DUF4367 domain-containing protein; the encoded protein is MRRLTWMLAIVMSVAILVAGCGKKDATDVVHDLDQVMSKLESYAGIGTMTLHSGTQPLQYRVEVWYQDPTYYRIELTNEKKDIKQIVLRNEEGVFVLTPSLKKIFRFQSEWPENQGQVYLYQTLVRSILSDEGRQFTEDGDSYVFDVAADYQTDSLVRQKIWLHKSDYTPKQVQVTDSEAQVVVEMKFNQFEFGKKFDKDSFDMQRNMTGMNHAMIPNGELDENGQPPSRETLAPGDGAEGTDAAGQEPDTAQAEEDMGPFGFIEPSYLPEGVAKLDEQELPNSGDHPVMMRYTGTYSFTLIESRPKDMEVGLQVESSKAVDLGFTYGQMTGEEQKTLTWTYEGVKYRMLSGDLPEQEMVKIAQSLVDQPGK